The following coding sequences lie in one Acropora palmata chromosome 3, jaAcrPala1.3, whole genome shotgun sequence genomic window:
- the LOC141875496 gene encoding uncharacterized protein LOC141875496 — MPAMIVFLWLAQIFWLRDSIFLSCVAAGFMGWFSALSAMVNHHDASHFSVSRSPVMWRVVGHLQDFMIGTSYYVWVYQHIFGHHPYTNIDGVDPDITTAEHRPDLMRIKWSQSWLPRYFYQHIYVPLVYCLLGLRTRIQDISTIFIYKRHRTVRLNEPSTSHLIVLVSSKLFFVLHKIVLPSIILGFWRMVALSLITEIVGNYWLALIIQASHVVSEVEWPQPGEDGKMKRDWAELQVETTQDYATDSWFFNVFTGALNHQPAHHLFPDVNQIYYPQITPIVRQACKEFGVRYNYKDTFTEALGAHIGHLKRLGQQQEESARIKREE; from the exons ATGCCAGCAATGATAGTGTTCTTGTGGCTTGCTCAG ATATTTTGGCTTAGAGACAGCATATTCCTTAGCTGTGTTGCAGCTGGTTTCATGGGCTGGTTTAGTGCATTGTCAGCTATGGTTAATCATCATGATGCGAG TCATTTTTCGGTATCAAGGAGCCCTGTTATGTGGAGGGTGGTTGGACACTTGCAAGATTTCATGATTGGAACTTCTTATTATGTTTGGGTGTATCAA CACATTTTTGGTCACCATCCGTACACCAACATTGATGGCGTTGATCCTGATATAACCACAGCCGAACAT AGACCAGACTTGATGCGTATTAAATGGAGTCAAAGTTGGCTGCCTCGGTATTTTTATCAGCATATCTATGTCCCCTTGGTATATTGCTTG CTAGGCTTGAGGACCAGAATTCAGGATATTTCCACAATTTTTATCTACAAGAGGCATA GAACTGTGCGGTTGAATGAGCCATCTACATCACATTTGATTGTACTCGTTTCCAGCAAACTCTTCTTTGTGTTACATAAAATCGTTCTCCCTTCAATCATTCTTGGATTTTGGAGAATG GTTGCTTTGAGTCTCATAACAGAGATTGTCGGAAATTACTGGCTAGCCCTGATAATTCAGGCATCTCATGTAGTGAGCGAA GTTGAATGGCCACAACCAGGTGAAGATGGGAAGATGAAGCGTGATTG GGCGGAGCTTCAAGTCGAAACAACCCAAGACTATGCCACAGACAGTTGGTTTTTCAACGTTTTTACAG gcGCCCTGAATCATCAGCCCGCTCATCACCTGTTCCCTGATGTGAATCAGATCTACTATCCACAGATAACCCCCATTGTGCGACAGGCGTGTAAGGAATTTGGTGTCAGGTACAATTACAAAGATACCTTCACTGAGGCGCTTGGTGCTCACATTGGGCATTTGAAGAGACTGGGACAGCAACAAGAGGAATCTGCGCGCATCAAACGCGAGGAATGA
- the LOC141876720 gene encoding uncharacterized protein LOC141876720 yields MSTNRKFTWEELSSLNQKHNAHVAVRGKVYDVSQFLSRHPGGSDILIMAAGRDVTITFECYHAFSELLRH; encoded by the exons ATGTCAACAAACCGAAAATTTACTTGGGAAGAGCTCTCTTCCTTGAATCAGAAACACAATGCACATGTTGCAGTCCGCGGAAAG GTTTACGATGTCAGTCAATTTCTCAGTCGTCACCCTGGAGGAAGTGACATTTTGATCATGGCGGCAGGAAGGGATGTGACAATTACCTTTGAGTGCTACCACGCATTCAGCGAGCTCTTAA gaCATTGA